The sequence below is a genomic window from Pygocentrus nattereri isolate fPygNat1 chromosome 16, fPygNat1.pri, whole genome shotgun sequence.
AGGGAAACTGACCCTATGTGTTACTGAAAACTAATAGCATTCACAATACCAAATCTTTGGAAGCAGGTGATGTGTAATTCtataaaacagcttttttaaaatttctagaCAAATGAGTGAAGATACATGACATCATGATCTAATCATGGAAAGAAGCATCAGAATTTGGTGAGACAGACCTTCCCCATGTAGGTCCCTATTTATCACATTTACAACTATTATAATTTTGGGTCTTtgaataacagtgaaaatggtTTTACTTTGTAGATTCAACAGTACATACAACAATTATATATTAAAGATGAAATCGTGGTAATAATCCCATTATTAGGCCCCAAGGGCAGGCTTTTTGATACGAGGCAGACCAGTAATAATAATGTCACCCAACATTCTACCTTTGAAAATCACCCTGAAAAGGCAACCATTTCCACACACAGAAGGTATTTTGGAATCTGCATGGAGCAAATCAAACCAATGAGTTTATATTTTGCTCCCTGGTTGGAGTTTGCCACTTGCTGAGCCATATAAATCAGGCATATTTGCAGTCCATGGCTACAATTAAAGTTTTTCAATTCCACTAGCTTATTACTGACAATCTAGCCGGTGAATATTGATGCTTTGATTGCAAACCGTGGCGTTCTCCCCAGCAGACCACCTGCTCCCGgcatcaaaatgtatttattcagtGCCTTGTCCAGTTCTATTAAGGAGAGTCTGGAATGTTGGGGGGTTAGAAACAGATGGCTGGCAGTGTTGTGACAAGGTATGTTCAGGGAGTCCAGAAAATCAAACCTCAgaccagaaaaaaaattatgaaaagaataatattaataaaactcTGCTGTTGGCCCGAACTGCCtggaaaatgaaagtaaattaaataaacaaatggacttattttaCCCACATTTTGTTTAATCAATGTGATCAATCACAAATGACTTGTTCCTCTATTGTTGATTCTGCATCACTTGTTTTACTCTCTATTGCACAAACATACAGCTTCCCCCAGTAAGTGGGGGACATTGTTTCCTCTCTAGAAAATAAGTGCTTGGCGCTCACTCACAGGCTTGTGGTTAGCATGGAGGTGCTCCTCCCACTCAATGTGCCTTTAGTCAGACAGACTTGTAGTCTTTGTACTGACATCAAACTGACTAATGGCAGTGTTCCTGCTGAACATACTATAGCCTACATATTACTGTCTTTCAGAAGATTTGCCAGCTGGTGTTAAATTGCCTTGTTAACCTTTAACAATCGATGAGGATCAACCAGCTCGTTCAGTCTAATGCGTGTCAACCACTGTCGCTGTTCTTAGGTTCAAAAGATAAATAGAGCACGGAAGTGGATTTCCACATTTTGCATTCGTTGTGGGTGGTCGCATACAACAAAAGGGAAACTTCCCAAGTTTGCGTAATTTTGCTGGGTTGTCATCTGGCATCTCTGCCCGTAAGTGAGTGGGCCGTGTTCTGTTCTATAAAGCCAGGCCAACAGAGAAGGAGAACCCCATGTTAACCTATGGGTGCTCTGATCAATGTCTGACTCAATAACAGATTTGTAAAGgagtgggaatctttaggcatcCTTAAAATTCGGATTTTTGATTCAGGGGGCGAAGACGAGATTTTAAAACAATTCTTGGATGCATcctcacatttttgttttctatgGCCTGCATTATGATTCCCCCCCCCCATGTATCACAAGTAGCTTAAATGTAGATGATTCACCAATTAACTTgtttaaacaaaaatcaaaaagatttttttttgttcataggACATTGCTATTGCTAACATTTTTAGCAGTTTGAGGTTACTAAGAGTTCAACCCCATTTAAGGACATTTGAAACCTCTAACATTCAGGTAAactctttaaaagaaatcttaCCTCTTATTTCACACAGTCATGTATACTATGGATTCAAACCTTTTACTTTACATACACAAAAACTGTGACCAGTGTAAGACTGCATTTTTTCCCTCCTCCAAGCCAGGCTTTACAAAAGTATCCTACTTTATAAAGTCTCTGGGGGCACCAAGTTTCACAATGGGGTAATTGCACAGCTGATTTTGACATCTGAATTGATTCAGTCTCTTTTTCTGATTGAGAGAATCTAAGAATCAGCTACTTTTCCCACCCTGAACTTTTATCAAGGTAATGATAAACAGTCATGGTATGTGTGCCTCTCCGTTTCCTACCTAATGTTTTATCTTTCCTGAAACACAAAGCCTCATAGTTAATGCACTTTTTGGCCCCTTTTATAAACCGTGAACGAATGGAAAGAAACGTGGCTTAAAAAGATAAGGACTTCATAACCAGCGgtcatttcatgtaatttaGTGTCACTGTGGGGGTTTCCTGAATGCAGCACTGGCATCCAAAACATCACTTCCGTGCTCTATTATCCCAAGTACTAATTAGCATTTTCAGTTGCCATGACAACCAGATGATTAAAGCCACATTTTTATGTGAAGCAGACGCTAACTAGAGCGTGTATGATCTCACCAAATAACAACACATTTCCTTCAAGTTCTACACAAAAGTATAAAATCCAtgaacacaaagacaaaaataaacacaagctGGTACATTTTCCTGGATTACAGATAAAACATTAGggaataacatttacattatttaaattaattagAAATATGACCAGAACAGTAACTTTGAGCTGAGGGAATTCTGGTTTTCGTTAAACTGAAGACCACCAGGGTCCAGAAAGATCTGCACAGTCCACTTACAGACATGTCTGACGTCATCAGAGGTATTCGAGAAGAGAGTTAGGATTTCTAGGTTGTATTATGTGAATGGTACCGCTACTGTTGTGGAGATCCGGGGGGCTTATGAAAGATGTCTCATGATCATGTGTCCCCATAATGCCACTATTTACGAACAAGTCTCTTATAATTCAGAGTCTTTTCAAGACACTAGCGGTTTGGATCACTGTGACCTGATCTTCAGTAGGAGCCCTGATGGGCTCTGAAAGGTTGGGTTTGTATACAAGTAAGGCGTTGTAGGTTGACTCAACCATGGAGTGAGGGGGGCAGGGATCTCCCAAATCTCACGGAGTTGCGGTTTAAAAGAGCTGGAGCACAAAACAAGCTAGACTAAATAACCCACTAAAAGAGACATAACAAGAACACAACAAATAGCAACAAAACTAGATCtgtgtgaatatttacaaagcGTATCATCAGTTCTCTTTGATTACCTCAAATAGAAAAAGAGGAATTCAGTAAGAAACATACACAGGTAATCCTGAAACCCTGAACCAGTCCAATGCAGCAACTGCATCCAAGAGCAGTTAGCTGACAATCATTCATCATACCATGCAGGttcatgttgtttacatgcAGTCATCAGTGACTGGACTACTACCTTATAATCACAAGAGCCCAGAGTGGTGCTTGAGGACTATACTACAGCACAAAGGCAAACATGGGTACTGTAGTTTTGGTTGAAATTGAGATACTGACCAAAAATGGGTGTTTGAGAGAAACTACAGCAACATATTTGGCTGGACAACAACAGAACTTTCAagctgtttttccttcttttcacGGTTGGCATAGTTACTGCCCTTTGCCTTTGTAGAGCAGCACAGTCCCAAGAACATTCAAGTATGAAATTCAAACATACAGTATTTGAGGATATTTGAGTGATGTGGGAATAAGATTATGGCTAACGAGGCTTGTCACAATCTGGCTGTAgttctttcatttcattaatgACCAAAACCCAGACTCCTGCATCTAGGAAGGGTCTGCTCAGTGATAATCAAGAACTTAATATCTTTCTCAAAGGACTTAATTTATACCACAAAGGGTTTCCATTGCTTTCAAAGATTATAGGACAGAAAGGACAAGTTGTCTAAGACAGATGAACAGGGAAGAAAAACATGATGGAGACAAAGTCATATATTTGCCTGATAGACATGGTGGCCAGTCATGCAATCAACCTGCAAGTGAGTTTTATTTCCACCATGTACACCAATTAATTTCTGGGCACTGCATCATATAAGTACAGCTCAAACATGAACATCAGCATATTAGCATTTACATAGTCATGATTCCTTTGAAGCCAGTGCAATTTCATTTCACACGTATGCTGTGTGAGGCAGCTTTGACTGTAACTGCATCAGGTCCTGACTCCACCCAAACTGTGCGTTTTTTGAGGCCTGACCAGTTGATCCACAATGCTTTGGAGGGTCCATTGACTAGACCTTATTGTATGTTGGTTTGGCCGTGGCAGAGAGTATTCCAGTCAAGACAGAGTTATCTTCTATACTCAGGCTGGACTAGGTCAGAGAGCAGAGCACATTTAGGTGGCTTCTTGGTCAATACAAGAGAAAATTTCAGCTGTACTTGAGCTAGTTGCCACATGCCAACAATATGCCATATTCTCTAGTCTCAAGAAAGACCCTCTTATCCATTCAGGACACTAACCTGGAGGTCAGTCTCAGTGTGCCTTATTGGAGGGAATAAGTCTTGAacagacatatatacacacaaatgtatACATCTCCCACCTGTCATTCTTAGACCCCCCCCACTCTGGTGAGGAACTGCAGTCATCCAGGGCTTcaaccccaaagaaaactgccaCTCTTGGACTGCCACCTCAACACATGGAGATGGTAACGTTGATGCCCAGGTTGCCATTGTCAGCAAAAAGGTGGGCAATGGAGGTGTCAAAGACGAGACAATCACTGTTCATGATTGCTGCAGCCACACCGTCGTGAATGGACCGTGGCGTGGCTTCCCATGTGAGCCGTCGACGGTTGCCATTCAGCTCGAGGCGGTAGGCAAAGTTTTCGGCTTGCTTTCGGGTGCCTATGAGTAGAACAATAGCGAAGAACTGCTGATGGCCTTCGTACTTCTCCTGCTTCTCCAGTACCAGCATGAAGTGGTGCCCGAAACAAGACTGCATCATGACCCAATCCACGGCACCTGGCAGGTTGATATCTGTGGCCAGGAAGACGATGTCCTCTCCCTGCAGTGTGGTGATTGATTTGTGGGCGTGCATGAGGTGAGGCATGACCGCCTCCAGGGAGCCCTGCCATTTGCAGGAGGCTCCTGGGCAGGGGCAGGTGTAAGGGCGGAACTCGCACACCTCCTCGTGCTCCGGCTTTTCACTGTGGTGCAGCGACAACAGGCAACCCGCTGAGGcatactgcagagagagagagggagagaagacaGATGAGAACAAGAATGGCATGATAATATAAATGGGGGATGGCAGCAAgggaagagagacaggagaagaaaaataaaatgggaCAAGAATGGTACAGTGGGTGTGAAGGAAAGTGGGTGATGGAGCAGATGGAGTAATTAATAGTAGTGCAGCAGACAGTAGTAGGTGGGATTGGAGCCGATGTGTGGGAAGAGCAGAGGCAGGGAGAAGGAGAACAAAAGAGGAACAAAAAAAAGGCAGGGGAGGAGAGACTGGGAGACAAGGGATTTAGGGAGGGCAGGTGAAGGACATGACAACAAATGAGGCTCTGAGGGAACTGCAGAAAGAGTCCATAAATTAGTTACAGTGATCAGTAGGTTCAAGAGTGCTATATCCTAAACCATACATACAACAGTCTTGCTCATCAGAACTGGGTCATGAAAGGGCAGGACATACCAGCTCTCTATTCTCCAAGTGTGGGTGATGGAATGAATTGTTGGGGAGTATGAGTGGGATGGACCAGGTCAATGACTTTAAGATGAATTGCTATGGTGCACAGCAGGGTTCTTTCTTTGATTATCAGTCAAGGAAGATCAGTGAAGGTCAAATTTGAATGTTTCCTCTGCGCCTGCCTTTACTCAAAATGCAAACACTGCAAATGCAAAGTCCTCACCGAGCATGCAGCAATCAACAATTACCGTTCTCAAAGGCCTACGGGATTGGACTTCAGAATCAACAAAGGGTGCAAATCCTGCAATAACCTGATAAACCAGCTCTTTTCAAGGAATTCCATCAGCTTAGCAGAGTCTCCAAAAAGAGCTGCTGTTGTTCAAGTTATAGTGTTTGTAAGGGCTTAgcacacattatttgaaaatgtgagTCCAATGGGAAAGcttaaaaaagagcacaaagaaGGTAGATGAGGCTAAGAAAAACAGGGTAGTGAATTGAGGAGAAAGGGAAGCAGAAGTCCGTTGGTCTTTTTTAAGAGGTCATTTTAATGACAAGAGTGATGGCCTTGTATGTTTGTTGCATACAATATGGTTTTCCATTTTCCTGTATATTGTAGAGATGCAACAGAAAGAACTTGGCTTGACAGAATAACTACTGTATAGATTCATTATAGAAGAAAGtgaaacaatatttacaaattCTTTACAGAACACCATttgttattacatataataataatttactgaGAATTCAGAATGTTTCACCACAGAGCCATAAGCAGAAAAACATAAGGTcaacactgagcactgaagcAAGATACTCTATATGTTGATGACCAAGGTATGGTGTGTTTTGGCCTGCTGAACCACCCCTAAAGGCATGCTTCAATATCTGccaaattaattattaatttgattGACAGGCAGTGacttctgagaaaaaaaaaatttatgaCTCACAGCCACTATCCAGCAGTGCAGGAGGGCCCAGAAGTGGCAAGTGCCTCAAAATGGCACCATTTAGTGTCAAAATGCATGGGTTAAGAAGCTGCTGGGGGACAAAAAGAACCATTCTTATCATGTCTCAAAGGTGACATGTTTTTTATGCCTAATtgactttcattttcattagcaCATGGCCCATGTCCAAATGCCCTCAAACAAATCTCTCTAATCCATTCAGATTTCTCGACTCCTCCTCTCTGAGCCAAATGATTTGACCGTCAGAGGTGTAAAAGTCATTCGAGGAGCGGCGTCCTTCCCCCGTCAGCCGCTTATCCTcttatctttctttttaatgagagaaagacaggattTTGTGCAGTAATCCTGCAGGCAGTTGGCTAGCGATAAAGCCCTCTCTCGTGCTTACTGGAGCTGAGGGAAACAGGAGGGGGTCTGAGATGATCCAGTAGCAGAATAGGGTGCAAGAGACGCATCGATCCCTGTGGAATGCAGGGGTGCAAAAATGCACCGACGCATCACCTGAAGGTGGCAATTCAACTGCATGGCCACAggaaaataaaaccatttctaAACATGTCCCTGAGAAAGGTACCATTATAGTTTTGTTAAGTCTGATggtgaaatataaaaaaattaaatgtaaattatggAGATAAATTCCATCTTGCTGTATGAACTCTTActttattaaatttaaacatAAGAATATGTTTCGAAATAATGCCAAAAtagggcaaaagtcagagaccaccttttcatttatttaatttccagtcaaaatgtgaGTACTTGTTATTCtgtaaattattaatttttcagcatcaggaaaaaagtacaaaatatatatttaatagaaaattacacagaagtctcaACCACTATATATCATATCACTACTGCGCAAATAATTCCTCCAGTCAAatttatgaaatattaatactgttattttaatgtaatcaaATTGAGCGGGGCTGAAGCGAAACAAATTCACACTGTGCGAGAGAACTAGAACTGAACTAAATtgatgtgaggtcagagatttacacctcTGATGGAGTGAGTTCTCGaggagtgtgtgggtgtgcgtgcGGAATCTGAACTCGCGTTTTAGCCAAAGCCGTGGCCGCTCTGTTGCCTGCTGTGAACTTGTCGACCCTTCTGCACTGATGAGGCCCTGAGGGCATCTGCGACTCTGCATCAGAACAACCCAACATGCAAACAGTCTTTACAAGAACCCAattaagaataaatataaaaataatgtgcgGAATCCCAACCACTAGACTAATCCTgtgacacacaaaaacagacaaagttgccactggctgtaaatgttctctcccctccccctgAAATCTTTCTTCAGCTctcatattttaattaaaacttcTAATCTGACAGCGTCTGGGGCTCCAGAGGCCTGCTGACATAATAAGTGAAACGCTCCCTTTCTAGTGCACTCTTCTGAGTCTGTGCCAGGCTGGCCCTGTGGAGACACACAAAGCCCAGGCCGGGAGCTTGGCTGCTAAATTATTTACACGCTTCCGCATTTAAGTTGCAAATCACTTCCCGCGAGTTCAGCCGACAAGGGGAGCTGCGACTGGAGGTCAAGCATGTTCCTGGACTTCTTCTCTAATCCATCCAGATAACTCGCTTCAATGAAAGGCAATATTTAAAACGCGGCATCTATTTTGTTGATGCAGAATATTAAGAAGTGTTCCTAACTCAGTCAGTACTCCAGTCTTAATTGGGGAGAGGCTGCTCAGTTTAGTGTTTGCCAATATGCAAAAGACATTAAACATTGTGAAGAGATGCGCCTCTGATTAGggtacagacagacagatcatgtctgtttttgccATCATTGCACATCTGTATGCTTCTGGGGCATGACCTAGTAAAGCTTAAGAGAGAGAGGCTCAACTTTTAACTATTCACCTTAAAACTCTACTGAAAAGTAGTTCGCTTCCTTGAAttattcatttgaaaaacaGCATTCGTACCCTCAGCATTATATTTTCCCTGGCATGCAATGCCCGTGAGAATGTCTAGAATTTAGTGAAAATCTTTGTATTGTAGACctgtaaaatatgaaatatgatgcACAAATATGGATATACAACTTGTTTGGATTTCATTCATCATCAGAAATATTGCTCGCAGCAGTATCgtgctttttccttctcagtATTCCAGACCATTTGTTGTGTTCCACGGCATAAATCCCTGATAATAAGCTTCTGGTTATTTCCAACAGTCTGGCTTTTCCAGCATTCAGGCTTTTTACAGTGAAGATAAACTTCAGCAGGTATGGCTGTCAGTCTGTCTCTTCAGAAGAGACAGGTGAACCTTGAGTCGCCATCAAGTGTCAGTGAGGCATTAGCTGAAAAGAATGGCATGAGAAAATGTGTGCCGGTGAGAGAAagcgtgcatgcgtgtgtgtgtgtgtgtgtgtgtgtctgcgtgagCATTTTCAGTCCTCGTGAGACGGAGCCTGGAACACTCAAGATGCCATCATTACTGTCGCCTCTCTTTTCCCCCCTCTGCTGCTCCCTCAAGGACAGAGAATATGAGAATAAGAAAAATGGACCGATGCTCCTAGTAGTGTCATCGCGGATGCCGTGATCATAGTTGTTTTTGTGCaggtaatggttctatatgactTCATCGTTGCTGGGAAATGGAGGTCATAATTAGAAGCGTGATAGTGGTTGGGAGGGGCGATTGAGGGAAGGGGGGGGCGGTAGGCTCATGGATCGCATGACCTAAAATAGGGCACCGTCCATCAGGCAACTGGAATCTGATTTCCCCTAATCAGTCTCTGCAGCGAAAGTCTAGCCACTTTGGAATCAATAGCAATTCCGCTAAAAGTTTCTAAAGCTGAAATGACTCCAGCATAGGCCAGAGTAATTAGGTTAGAGTGGTTGGATGGCAGTGGAGATGGCACGGAATCACAGC
It includes:
- the siah2l gene encoding E3 ubiquitin-protein ligase Siah2 yields the protein MSRPSSAGGAGGGLGAGKAGGGNKHGGSGGGGGGGGAAAAAAAAAAAAAAAAAAAAAAAAGVSGSVSGSSSVPAAAVALPTSAAAAAALPGQSAELTALFECPVCFDYVLPPILQCQAGHLVCNQCRQKLSCCPTCRGPLTPSIRNLAMEKVASTLPFPCKYASAGCLLSLHHSEKPEHEEVCEFRPYTCPCPGASCKWQGSLEAVMPHLMHAHKSITTLQGEDIVFLATDINLPGAVDWVMMQSCFGHHFMLVLEKQEKYEGHQQFFAIVLLIGTRKQAENFAYRLELNGNRRRLTWEATPRSIHDGVAAAIMNSDCLVFDTSIAHLFADNGNLGINVTISMC